One Streptomyces sp. RerS4 DNA segment encodes these proteins:
- a CDS encoding DegT/DnrJ/EryC1/StrS family aminotransferase: MPAEARPGPPPKAPRPPVPFLDLRAPYAELRAGLDAAWARVMGSGRFVLGPEVEAFEAEFAAYCGGAHCVSVGDGGSALELILRGLGIGPGDEVIVPAHTFVATWLAVSATGARPVPAEVDEHTWTLDAAAVAAAVTPRTRAVIPVHLYGHPADLRALRACAGRYGLALVEDAAQAPGARVDGRRIGSGDSTVAFSLYPGKNLGAVGDGGAVVTSDGELARRIRLLRNYGCEVKYRHEVRGTNSRLDELQAAVLRVKLEVLDEWNARRADVAKRYLAAWDGLPGLTLPRVAPWAAPVWHLFVVRCARREELRRLLEAAGVETLIHYPVPVHRSGAYADAGLPAGAFPLSERLADEVLSLPIGPHLSAGQVERVVTALEEAFTRIG, translated from the coding sequence GTGCCCGCTGAGGCCCGGCCGGGCCCGCCGCCGAAGGCCCCCCGACCACCGGTCCCCTTCCTGGACCTCCGGGCCCCCTACGCGGAGCTGCGCGCCGGTCTCGACGCGGCCTGGGCCCGGGTGATGGGCTCGGGCCGCTTCGTGTTGGGGCCGGAGGTGGAGGCGTTCGAGGCGGAGTTCGCGGCGTACTGCGGCGGCGCGCACTGCGTCTCGGTGGGCGACGGCGGGTCCGCGCTGGAGCTGATCCTGCGCGGTCTGGGGATCGGGCCCGGGGACGAGGTGATCGTGCCGGCCCACACCTTCGTGGCGACCTGGCTGGCGGTCTCCGCCACCGGGGCCCGGCCGGTGCCGGCCGAGGTGGACGAGCACACCTGGACCCTGGACGCCGCCGCCGTGGCGGCCGCCGTCACCCCGCGGACCCGCGCGGTGATTCCGGTGCACCTCTACGGGCATCCGGCCGACCTGCGGGCGCTGCGCGCGTGCGCCGGGCGGTACGGGCTGGCGCTGGTGGAGGACGCGGCGCAGGCGCCGGGGGCGCGGGTGGACGGGCGTCGGATCGGCTCGGGGGACTCGACGGTCGCCTTCAGCCTCTACCCGGGCAAGAACCTGGGGGCCGTCGGCGACGGGGGCGCGGTGGTCACCTCGGACGGGGAGCTGGCCCGCCGGATCCGGCTGCTGCGCAACTACGGCTGCGAGGTGAAGTACCGGCACGAGGTGCGGGGCACCAACTCGCGGCTGGACGAGCTCCAGGCGGCCGTCCTGCGCGTGAAGCTGGAGGTCCTCGACGAGTGGAACGCCCGCCGGGCCGACGTCGCCAAGCGCTACCTGGCCGCGTGGGACGGGCTGCCCGGGTTGACGCTGCCCCGCGTGGCGCCGTGGGCGGCCCCGGTGTGGCACCTGTTCGTCGTGCGCTGCGCGCGACGCGAGGAGTTGCGCCGGCTGCTGGAGGCGGCCGGGGTCGAGACGCTGATCCACTATCCGGTGCCGGTGCACCGCAGCGGCGCGTACGCCGACGCCGGCCTGCCCGCGGGTGCCTTCCCGCTGTCCGAGCGGCTGGCGGACGAGGTGCTGAGTCTGCCGATCGGTCCGCACCTGTCCGCCGGTCAGGTCGAGCGGGTCGTCACCGCGCTTGAGGAAGCCTT
- a CDS encoding carboxymuconolactone decarboxylase family protein — MPHITLDNDLPGISGLLTQRPDTAAPLGALADALLRVSTPSLGPGDRELIAAYVSELNGTRFCSDSHRAFAAAQLTGGQELVKAVLADLDTAPISALTRALLRIAAEVRGPVGAVSDAAVEAARAEGADDADIHDTVLIAAAFCMFNRYVDGLATKLPDSEGYYCESARRVVSRGYTGAR; from the coding sequence ATGCCCCACATCACCCTCGACAACGACCTGCCCGGCATCAGCGGCCTGCTGACCCAGCGGCCCGACACCGCGGCACCGCTCGGCGCCCTGGCCGACGCGCTGCTGCGCGTCTCGACGCCGTCGCTCGGCCCCGGCGACCGGGAGCTCATCGCCGCGTACGTCTCCGAGCTCAACGGCACCCGTTTTTGCTCCGACTCGCACCGCGCCTTCGCCGCCGCCCAACTGACGGGCGGCCAGGAGCTGGTCAAGGCCGTGCTCGCCGACCTCGACACGGCCCCGATCAGCGCCCTGACGCGCGCGCTGCTGCGGATCGCCGCCGAGGTGCGCGGGCCGGTCGGCGCGGTGAGCGACGCGGCGGTGGAGGCGGCCCGCGCCGAGGGCGCCGACGACGCCGACATCCACGACACCGTGCTCATCGCGGCGGCGTTCTGCATGTTCAACCGGTACGTGGACGGCCTGGCCACCAAGCTCCCCGACAGCGAGGGGTACTACTGCGAGTCGGCCCGACGGGTCGTCAGCCGGGGCTACACCGGTGCCCGCTGA